One stretch of Miscanthus floridulus cultivar M001 chromosome 18, ASM1932011v1, whole genome shotgun sequence DNA includes these proteins:
- the LOC136521257 gene encoding uncharacterized protein: MKHQADKKRSERSFQASDFVYLRLQPYMQSSLAPRSHHKLCFKYFGPFKVLSKIGAVAYKLELPPTSSIHSVFHVSLLEPASSAVPGVSSRLPDIDNNMQVPERVLQSKLHQRGTHSVKQLLIKWSGLDDDLATWEATDAVMQRFPGAPAWGHAGTQGGRDVNKPHSRDPSAAPRPKRKKVSNVKLARPEWACVSCNEKPEST, from the coding sequence ATGAAGCACCAGGCGGATAAGAAGCGCTCCGAGCGTTCGTTCCAGGCTAGCGACTTCGTCTACCTCCGTCTGCAGCCTTACATGCAGTCGTCATTGGCGCCGCGCTCCCACCACAAGTTGTGCTTCAAGTACTTTGGTCCCTTCAAGGTACTGTCCAAGATCGGCGCAGTGGCGTACAAGCTAGAGCTACCACCGACGTCTTCAATACACTCGGTGTTCCACGTCTCGCTGTTGGAGCCGGCGTCGTCCGCTGTTCCGGGTGTCTCCTCCAGGCTCCCCGATATCGACAACAACATGCAAGTCCCGGAGCGCGTGCTGCAGTCCAAACTTCATCAACGTGGAACCCACTCCGTCAAGCAGTTGCTGATCAAGTGGTCTGGCCTCGACGATGACCTTGCTACATGGGAGGCCACCGACGCTGTCATGCAGCGCTTCCCTGGTGCTCCGGCATGGGGACATGCCGGCACTCAAGGGGGGAGGGATGTCAACAAACCTCACTCTAGGGACCCATCGGCGGCACCAAGGCCCAAGAGGAAGAAAGTCAGCAACGTCAAATTGGCTAGGCCGGAATGGGCTTGCGTATCTTGCAATGAGAAGCCTGAGTCGACCTAA
- the LOC136521520 gene encoding U-box domain-containing protein 35-like gives MGRSYYDGGRDAGTDLGYPLVAVCIDKDKNSQNALKWAIDSLVQKGETIVLVHVNTKGTSGGVEDAAGFKQPTDPHMKDLFLPFRCFCTRKDIHCKDVVLDEHDVAKSIIEFSAHAAVEKLVLGATARGGFVRFKADIPTTISKGAPDFCTVYVVNKGKVSSQRNSFRAAPRVSPLRSQIQSAQSAAATPKPEPAPQSQRWSSSSRGHSDHGETPRVDNFRSPFARGAPANTRKSYADLSHMSMPDSADISFVSSTGRRSVEHHSAIPPRMSNGSVDSYDHSFEMSRTPSKWGGDSFGGGMDHTTFSQSSSSSFCSLGMQDDVEAEMKRLRLELKQTMDMYSTACKEALTAKQKAMELQRWKMEEEQKTQDSRITEDSAIAMIEREKAKAKAAMEAAEASQRIAEMEVQKRISAEKKLLKEAEERKNRGSSGMSHEVRYRRYAIEEIEHATDNFNDARKVGEGGYGPVYKGFLDHTQVAIKVLRPDAAQGRSQFQQEVEVLSCIRHPNMVLLLGACPEYGCLVYEYMASGSLDDCLFRRSSGAAGPVIPWQHRFRICAEIATGLLFLHQTKPEPLVHRDLKPGNILLDRNYVSKISDVGLARLVPPSVADTVTQYRMTSTAGTFCYIDPEYQQTGMLGVKSDIYSFGVMLLQIITAKPPMGLSHHVGRAIERGALLDMLDPAVPDWPLEEAQCLAEMALRCCELRRKDRPDLGAVVLPELNRLRALGEDNMQYCGAIRGGGGMGMHSSPFHSNVSRPHAAEMMVDSQYPRSVFSSRASDSPKPPRRSNA, from the exons ATGGGGCGGTCGTACTATGACGGTGGCAGGGACGCCGGGACGGACCTTGGCTACCCGCTGGTGGCCGTGTGCATCGACAAGGACAAGAACAGCCAGAACGCGCTCAAGTGGGCCATCGACTCCCTGGTCCAGAAGGGGGAGACCATCGTCCTCGTCCACGTCAACACCAAGGGCACCTCCGGCGGCGTGGAGGACGCCGCCGGGTTCAAGCAGCCGACGGACCCGCACATGAAGGACCTCTTCCTCCCGTTCCGATGCTTCTGCACCCGCAAAGAC ATCCACTGCAAGGACGTGGTGCTGGACGAGCACGACGTGGCCAAATCCATCATCGAGTTCTCGGCGCACGCGGCCGTGGAAAAGCTCGTCCTCGGCGCCACGGCGAGGGGCGGCTTCGTCCGGTTCAAGGCGGACATCCCGACCACCATCTCCAAGGGCGCGCCGGACTTCTGCACGGTGTACGTCGTCAACAAGGGCAAGGTGTCGTCGCAGCGCAACTCCTTCCGCGCCGCGCCGCGGGTGTCGCCGCTCCGGTCGCAGATCCAGTCGGCGCAGAGCGCCGCCGCGACGCCCAAGCCCGAGCCGGCGCCGCAGTCGCAGCGGTGGTCCTCGTCGTCGAGGGGCCACTCTGACCACGGCGAGACGCCGCGGGTGGACAACTTCCGCTCGCCGTTCGCGCGCGGGGCCCCCGCCAACACGCGCAAGTCGTACGCCGACCTCAGCCACATGTCCATGCCGGACTCGGCGGACATCTCGTTCGTCAGCAGCACCGGCCGCCGGAGCGTCGAGCACCACTCCGCGATCCCGCCGCGGATGTCCAACGGCTCCGTGGATAGCTACGACCACAGCTTCGAGATGTCGCGCACGCCCAGCAAGTGGGGCGGCGACTCCTTCGGCGGCGGCATGGACCACACCACCTTCTCGCAGAGCAGcagctcttccttctgctccctcgGCATG CAAGACGACGTGGAGGCGGAGATGAAGAGACTACGCCTGGAGCTGAAACAGACCATGGACATGTACAGCACGGCCTGCAAGGAGGCGCTGACGGCCAAACAGAAGGCCATGGAGCTGCAGCGgtggaagatggaggaggagcagAAGACGCAGGACTCGCGGATAACAGAGGATTCGGCGATAGCGATGATCGAGCGGGAGAAGGCCAAGGCAAAGGCGGccatggaggcggcggaggcgtcgCAGCGGATCGCGGAGATGGAGGTGCAGAAGCGGATCAGCGCGGAGAAGAAGCTGCTCAAGGAGGCCGAGGAGCGCAAGAACCGCGGCAGCAGCGGCATGTCGCACGAGGTCCGGTACCGCCGCTACGCCATCGAGGAGATCGAGCACGCCACCGACAACTTCAACGACGCGCGCAAGGTGGGCGAGGGCGGGTACGGCCCCGTGTACAAGGGCTTCCTGGACCACACGCAGGTGGCCATCAAGGTGCTCCGCCCCGACGCTGCGCAGGGCCGGTCGCAGTTCCAGCAGGAGGTGGAGGTGCTGAGCTGCATCCGCCACCCCAACATGGTGCTCCTCCTCGGCGCGTGCCCGGAGTACGGCTGCCTCgtgtacgagtacatggccaGCGGCAGCCTCGACGACTGCTTGTTCCGCCGCTCCTCCGGCGCCGCCGGGCCTGTCATCCCCTGGCAGCACCGGTTCCGCATCTGCGCCGAGATCGCCACGGGCCTGCTGTTCCTGCACCAGACCAAGCCGGAGCCGCTGGTGCACCGCGACCTCAAGCCGGGGAACATCCTGCTGGACCGCAACTACGTGAGCAAGATCAGCGACGTCGGGCTGGCGCGGCTCGTGCCGCCGTCCGTCGCCGACACCGTGACGCAGTACCGGATGACGTCCACCGCGGGGACCTTCTGCTACATCGACCCGGAGTACCAGCAGACGGGCATGCTCGGCGTCAAGTCCGACATCTACTCTTTCGGCGTCATGCTGCTGCAGATCATCACGGCGAAGCCGCCCATGGGGCTGTCGCACCACGTCGGCCGCGCCATAGAGCGCGGCGCGCTGCTGGACATGCTCGACCCCGCCGTGCCGGACTGGCCCCTCGAGGAGGCGCAGTGCCTCGCCGAGATGGCGCTCCGCTGCTGCGAGCTGCGCCGCAAGGACCGGCCGGACCTCGGCGCCGTCGTGCTCCCGGAGCTCAACCGGCTGCGCGCGCTCGGCGAGGACAACATGCAGTACTGCGGCGCCAtcaggggcggcggcggcatgggcaTGCACAGCTCGCCGTTCCACAGCAACGTCTCACGGCCGCACGCCGCC GAGATGATGGTCGATTCTCAGTACCCAAGATCAGTGTTCAGCTCAAGAGCGAGCGATTCGCCCAAGCCGCCGAGAAGATCGAACGCTTGA
- the LOC136521580 gene encoding uncharacterized protein: protein MEMKPERKSLGRNPLSDAPYRNPGMVLNGQGPGRHPRDAPCRDLGMVSSNQGSGRRFLSGALHRRPGVVKNEQGSSHQSRRVRRVRKLVEPTRIRLGSWNVGSLTGKLRELVDTATRRHVNILCVQETKWKGQKAKEVDNTGFKLWYTGTVANRNGVGVLIDKSLKNGVVGVRRQGDRIILVKLVVGDMVLNVISAYAPQVGLDESAKRQFWEDLDGLVRAIPSSEKLFIGGDLNEYVGTTSAGFEAVHGGFGYGSRNQEGEEALDFAVAFDLMIANTFFRKRESHLVTFSSGQHCSQIDFVLARRKDKRACLDCKVIPGECVVSQHKLLVADFRFQMRARRDKQAKIERTKWWKLKGETSEVFREMVIKGGSWKKEDDINNMWDKMATNIRKVASEVCGVTKGRGREAKDTWWWNEEVQRAIKEKKECYRRLYHDRSVDNIDKYKVAKKTAKRAVSVAKGRAYEDLYQHLSTKEGEKDIYRMARVRERKTRDFNQVKCIKDEREHLLVKEDEIRHRWQEYFDKLFNGENMDTTFQLDDSFDDTNRRFVRRIQESEVRETLKRMKKEVRRWDRMVSQSRCGDASGT, encoded by the coding sequence atggagatgaaacccgaaagaaaatcgttggggcgtaaccctcttagcgacgcgccatatcggaaccctggtatggtgttaaatgggcaagggccgggtcgtcacccccgtgacgcgccgtgtcgtgatctgggcatggtgtcaagtaaccaaggatcgggtcgtcgcttccttagtggcgcgctacatcggcgcccgggtgtagtgaaaaatgagcaagggtcttcgcatcagagtcgacgggtgcgaagggtaaggaagctagtcgaaccaactaggatccgtttaggtagttggaatgtagggtcacttacaggtaagttaagagaattagttgataccgcgactaggaggcatgtaaatatattatgcgttcaagagactaaatggaagggtcagaaggcgaaggaggtggacaatacaggtttcaagctttggtatacagggacagtcgcgaatagaaatggagtaggagttttgattgataagagcctcaagaatggtgtggtgggagtgagaaggcaaggagataggattatcttagtcaagcttgtcgttggtgatatggtcttgaacgtaattagtgcgtatgccccccaagtaggcctcgacgagagtgctaagagacagttctgggaagacttagatggcctggttagagctatacctagtagtgagaagctttttataggaggagatcttaatgagtatgtaggtactacaagcgcaggtttcgaggcagttcatggaggttttgggtatggtagtaggaatcaggagggggaggaagctctagacttcgcggtagcttttgacctgatgatagccaacactttttttagaaagagagaatctcatctagtgaccttcagtagcggacaacactgtagtcagattgactttgtcctcgcaagaagaaaggacaaacgagcatgcttggattgcaaggtgataccaggggagtgtgttgtttctcaacataagcttttggtggcagattttcgttttcagatgcgtgcccgtagggataaacaagctaagattgaaagaacaaagtggtggaaactgaaaggggagacgtcagaggtatttagggaaatggttatcaaagggggctcttggaagaaagaagacgacataaacaatatgtgggacaagatggcaaccaacattcggaaggtagcatcagaggtgtgtggagtaaccaaaggaaggggacgtgaggctaaagatacttggtggtggaacgaggaagtccaaagggctattaaggagaagaaagaatgctatagacgcttgtaccatgacaggagtgtggacaacatagataagtataaggtggcaaagaagactgcaaagcgagctgtaagtgtggcaaagggtagagcgtacgaggatctttaccaacatttgagtacgaaggaaggagagaaggacatttataggatggctagggttcgtgagagaaagacacgggacttcaatcaagttaagtgcattaaggatgaaagggagcatctcttggtaaaggaggatgagatccgacatcgatggcaagagtattttgacaaattgttcaatggtgagaatatggacacaacctttcagttggatgactcttttgatgacaccaataggcgttttgtgcggagaatccaagaatctgaggtcagagagacgttgaaaaggatgaaaaaggaggtaaggcgatgggaccggatggtatcccaatcgaggtgtggagatgcctcggggacatag
- the LOC136522986 gene encoding anthocyanidin 3-O-glucosyltransferase-like: protein MAPVASSPPPHVVVVAFPFSSHAAVLLSFARAVATAAAPFGATLSFLSTASSLAQLRKASGSGGSAWHGLPGNLRFVEVPDGAPAAAEGTVPVPRQMQLFMAAAEAGGVKAGLEAARDAAGGARVSCVVGDAFVWPAADAAAAAGVPWVPVWTAASCALLAHLRTDALREDVGDQAANRADELLISHPGLARYRVRDLPDGVVSGDFNYVVSLLLHRMGQRLPRAAAAVALNTFPGLDPPDVTAALAEILPNCLPFGPYHLLVPKDDADTAAPADPHGCLAWLDRHPARGVAYVSFGTVASPRPDELRELAAGLEASGTPFLWSLREDSWPLLPPGFLDRTAGAGSGLVVPWAPQVPVLRHPSVGAFVTHAGWASVLEGVSSGVPMACRPFFGDQRMNARSVAHLWGFGAAFEAGMTRAGVAAAVEELLRGEEGARMSSRAQELQAAVAEAFGSGGACRKNFDKFVQIVCRP from the exons ATGGCGCCCGTCGCGTCCTCCCCGCCGCCGCACGTGGTCGTGGTCGCCTTCCCCTTCAGCTCCCACGCGGCGGTGCTGCTCTCCTTCGCGCGCGCcgtggccaccgccgccgcgccgttCGGGGCCACGCTCTCGTTCCTCTCCACCGCGTCCTCCCTCGCGCAGCTGCGCAAggccagcggcagcggcggctccGCCTGGCACGGGCTCCCGGGGAACCTGCGCTTCGTCGAGGTCCCGGACGGCGCGCCCGCGGCGGCCGAGGGAACCGTGCCGGTGCCGCGGCAGATGCAGCTGTTCATGGCGGCCGCGGAGGCCGGCGGGGTGAAGGCCGGGCTGGAGGCGGCCCGCGACGCGGCGGGCGGCGCCAGGGTGAGCTGCGTGGTGGGCGACGCGTTCGTGTGGCCGGCGGCGGACGCGGCCGCCGCGGCTGGGGTCCCGTGGGTGCCCGTGTGGACGGCCGCGTCGTGCGCGCTCCTGGCGCACCTCCGCACCGACGCGCTCCGGGAGGACGTCGGCGATCAGG CCGCGAACAGGGCGGACGAGCTGCTGATCTCCCACCCGGGCCTCGCCAGGTACCGCGTCCGTGACCTCCCCGACGGCGTGGTCTCCGGGGACTTCAACTACGTCGtcagcctcctcctccaccgcatgGGGCAGCGCCttccgcgcgccgccgccgccgtcgcgctcAACACCTTCCCGGGCCTGGACCCCCCCGACGTCACCGCGGCGCTCGCGGAGATCCTGCCGAACTGCCTCCCGTTCGGGCCCTACCACCTGCTCGTCCCCAAGGACGACGCTGACACCGCCGCACCGGCCGACCCGCACGGCTGCCTCGCCTGGCTGGACCGCCACCCCGCGCGCGGCGTCGCGTACGTGAGCTTCGGCACGGTGGCGTCCCCGCGGCCCGACGAGCTCCGCGAGCTGGCGGCCGGGCTGGAGGCCTCGGGCACGCCGTTCCTGTGGTCGCTGCGCGAGGACTCGTGGCCGCTCCTCCCGCCGGGCTTCCTGGACCGCACCGCAGGCGCCGGGTCCGGGCTCGTGGTGCCCTGGGCGCCGCAGGTGCCCGTGCTGCGCCACCCTTCCGTGGGCGCGTTCGTGACGCACGCCGGGTGGGCGTCGGTGCTGGAGGGCGTGTCCAGCGGCGTGCCCATGGCGTGCCGCCCCTTCTTCGGGGACCAGCGGATGAACGCGCGGTCCGTGGCGCACTTGTGGGGGTTCGGCGCCGCGTTCGAGGCGGGCATGACGCGCGCCGGGGTGGCCGCGGCCGTGGAGGAGCTGCTgcgcggggaggaaggcgcgCGGATGAGTTCCAGGGCGCAGGAGCTGCAGGCCGCGGTGGCCGAGGCGTTCGGGTCCGGCGGCGCGTGCAGGAAGAACTTCGACAAGTTCGTCCAGATAGTTTGTCGTCCGTGA